The genome window CAATCGTTCCCCCTGTGGCAATCATATCGTCAATGATCAGCACATTGCGGTCTTCAACGCTGCCAATCAGCCTTACATTTTCAATGCTGCTGGGGCGTGAATAATCGCGTTGCTTATCCACAATCGCCAAATCAGTACCCAATTGCAGAGAATAGTGGCGGGCACGTTGCACGCTGCCCACATCCGGGGCCACCAGCGTCAGATCAGTTAAATCATAATACTGCTTGATATGTTTGGTAATCGGGCCAGAGGCATGAATATTTTCAAAATGGGCAGAGCGGAAAAAACCTTCAACCGGCTCAGCGTGAATGTCCAGCGTGATCACACGATCTGCGCCTGAAGCTTCAAGAAACATGGCGATTTGGCGAGCCGTAATCGATTCACGCTCTTTTTTACGTTCCTGGCGTGAATAGGGATACTGAGGAATCACCACAGTAATCGTTTGTGCATCGGCGTTATAAGCTGCATCAATCGCAGTGCACAAAGCCATCAGATTGTCATTCAGGGTGCGTCGGTTTTCACCGTTTTCAGCCCCCCGAACCAAAGGGTCATCCATACATTGCACAATATAGACATCATCGCCGCGAATATTTTCAGTAATCACGGTTTTGACTTCATTGTTTGAAAAGAAAATT of bacterium (Candidatus Blackallbacteria) CG13_big_fil_rev_8_21_14_2_50_49_14 contains these proteins:
- a CDS encoding phosphoribosylpyrophosphate synthetase, whose amino-acid sequence is MSTGQLRLDPDHQRGGHGARKKNRRSRGRLSILACASGNAFAQRLVAHLNHLLDDQYGAQRWEDTCRRSSKEIFFSNNEVKTVITENIRGDDVYIVQCMDDPLVRGAENGENRRTLNDNLMALCTAIDAAYNADAQTITVVIPQYPYSRQERKKERESITARQIAMFLEASGADRVITLDIHAEPVEGFFRSAHFENIHASGPITKHIKQYYDLTDLTLVAPDVGSVQRARHYSLQLGTDLAIVDKQRDYSRPSSIENVRLIGSVEDRNVLIIDDMIATGGTIVSATKLLKENGARDIYLACSLPYFNGAAVEKLDAAVREGYIRKVIGTDAVFHGEAFVEKYDWYEEVSVAKLFADVIFRINQRESVSELLK